In Rickettsia endosymbiont of Gonocerus acuteangulatus, the following are encoded in one genomic region:
- a CDS encoding transposase, whose translation MKLKTIDKQDLVFIDESGIEDNSCREHGWSIIGQRCYGEKVYQHKSRISMIAGLCVKDIIAPIIFDGTCNKDIFETYVQEILIKELKAGQIV comes from the coding sequence TTGAAACTAAAAACTATAGATAAACAAGATTTAGTATTTATCGATGAGTCTGGGATAGAAGATAATAGCTGTAGAGAACACGGGTGGAGCATTATCGGTCAAAGATGTTATGGTGAAAAGGTCTATCAACATAAATCACGGATTAGTATGATTGCTGGGCTGTGTGTCAAAGATATTATTGCCCCAATAATATTTGATGGGACATGTAATAAGGACATTTTTGAAACTTATGTACAAGAGATATTGATCAAGGAATTAAAGGCTGGTCAGATAGTATAG
- a CDS encoding IS30 family transposase: MNIGALVDKKSQKIILVLNNSKRATTVTNGFLRKIKTLPNSVRKTITMDNGKEFVGHVAYRLSGFQTFFCDPYRPRQKALVEKMNSMIHRILPKNTDITTVTQRGLDNIAEILNNMPRKIFGYKTPNEIWAENL; encoded by the coding sequence ATGAATATTGGTGCACTGGTGGATAAAAAGAGTCAAAAGATTATTTTAGTGCTGAATAACTCCAAGAGAGCTACAACAGTTACCAATGGTTTTTTAAGAAAGATAAAAACTCTTCCAAATAGTGTGAGAAAGACTATTACTATGGATAATGGCAAAGAGTTTGTGGGGCATGTTGCCTATAGACTATCTGGGTTTCAAACTTTCTTTTGTGATCCATACCGCCCTAGACAAAAAGCATTAGTGGAAAAAATGAATTCTATGATTCATAGAATTTTACCTAAAAATACAGATATTACTACCGTTACACAAAGAGGTCTTGACAATATTGCTGAGATTTTAAATAACATGCCAAGAAAGATTTTTGGTTATAAAACCCCCAATGAAATTTGGGCAGAAAATTTATAG
- the gmk gene encoding guanylate kinase, whose amino-acid sequence MTKNKGLIIILSSPSGVGKSSLTRALLEIDDNLRLSISATTRKPRPNEQEGVNYYFKTKSEFEELVKQNQFLEHAKIYDNYYGTPKKYIENLLNQGLDVLFDIDWQGARSIKQNAVNAVSIFILPPSLEVLEQRLRNRATDNEEAIQLRMASAQAEISHANEYDHIITNDDFNDTLQQIHTIILQERKKKN is encoded by the coding sequence ATGACAAAAAATAAAGGGTTGATCATAATTTTATCTTCCCCATCTGGTGTAGGTAAATCAAGCTTAACAAGAGCGTTATTAGAAATCGATGATAATCTACGCTTATCAATTTCGGCAACTACTAGAAAACCACGACCAAACGAGCAAGAGGGCGTAAATTACTATTTTAAAACTAAATCTGAATTTGAAGAATTAGTTAAACAAAATCAATTCCTCGAACATGCTAAGATATACGATAATTATTATGGTACTCCTAAAAAATATATCGAAAATTTGCTAAATCAAGGACTAGATGTTTTATTCGACATTGATTGGCAAGGTGCAAGGAGTATAAAACAAAATGCAGTTAATGCCGTTTCTATATTTATTTTACCTCCTAGCCTTGAAGTACTGGAGCAACGTTTAAGAAATAGAGCTACCGATAATGAAGAAGCAATCCAGCTACGCATGGCTTCAGCACAAGCGGAAATATCTCATGCTAACGAATATGATCATATAATTACTAACGATGATTTTAACGATACTCTTCAACAAATACATACAATTATTTTACAAGAACGGAAGAAAAAGAATTAA
- a CDS encoding nucleoside triphosphate pyrophosphatase, producing the protein MQYRSKNLPIILASQSPARVELLKRIKITPTQIIPADIDETPNLRESPNHLATRLAYKKATKVASQIEDSAIIIAADTVTALGRRILPKASSPEEVRYCMNILSGRRHRVYTGLCIIKKDKDQLVTRQKIVQTVLKVKRLSEEELNFYCSLDEGIDKAGGCKISGYVEAFISFISGSYSNVMGLPLFETVNSLNSLGFISYK; encoded by the coding sequence ATGCAATATCGATCAAAAAACCTACCTATAATACTAGCATCACAGTCACCTGCAAGGGTTGAGCTTCTTAAAAGAATTAAAATTACACCTACACAAATTATCCCAGCAGATATAGACGAAACACCTAATCTACGTGAATCACCAAATCATTTAGCGACAAGGCTTGCTTACAAAAAAGCTACAAAAGTTGCCTCTCAAATAGAAGATTCTGCTATTATCATAGCAGCAGATACTGTAACGGCACTTGGAAGAAGAATATTGCCAAAAGCAAGTAGCCCTGAAGAAGTAAGATATTGTATGAATATATTATCCGGACGTCGTCATCGTGTTTATACCGGTTTATGCATCATCAAAAAAGATAAAGATCAATTGGTTACTAGGCAGAAAATAGTCCAAACAGTCCTGAAGGTTAAAAGACTCAGCGAAGAAGAGCTAAATTTTTATTGCTCACTAGATGAGGGGATTGATAAAGCTGGAGGATGTAAAATCTCTGGTTACGTCGAAGCTTTCATTTCATTTATTTCCGGCTCTTATTCAAATGTTATGGGATTGCCATTATTTGAAACAGTAAACTCCTTGAATTCTCTGGGATTTATAAGTTATAAATAA
- a CDS encoding helix-turn-helix transcriptional regulator, producing MALATKVKEFLKEKLKQEKIDRKYLAEVTDVPYTTISRIMRAEVNREFNPEIDTILKIAKYFSCTMDEVIKRTVPNTNS from the coding sequence ATGGCACTTGCTACTAAAGTAAAAGAATTTTTAAAAGAAAAGTTAAAACAAGAAAAAATAGATCGTAAATATCTGGCTGAAGTCACCGATGTTCCTTATACTACCATTAGCAGGATTATGAGAGCGGAAGTAAATCGTGAATTTAATCCTGAAATAGATACAATTTTAAAAATAGCAAAATATTTTAGTTGTACTATGGATGAGGTAATAAAGAGAACTGTACCTAATACGAATAGTTAG
- the secA gene encoding preprotein translocase subunit SecA has product MFSILKKIFGTANDRTIKKLFSDIAKINSLEPAIQKLSDEELKNKTVEFKKKLKNGATLDDIAYEAFAVVREASRRVYGMRHFDVQLIGGLVLHRGMITEMRTGEGKTLVATLPAYLNALAEKGVHVVTVNDYLVSRDSASMGKIYNFLGLSVGCIVAGMPDEAKREAYNSDITYATNNELGFDYLRDNMKYSLQERVLRPFNFAIIDEVDSILIDEARTPLVISGPVNDNSELYGKVDNLVRRLNVSDFEKDEKLKTINLTESGISHVESLLSQANIIKPESSLYDFENLSLVHYVNQALRAHNMFTIDVDYLVRDGKVMIIDEFTGRVMEGRRYSEGLHQALEAKENVKIQNENQTLASITFQNYFRNYLKLSGMTGTAMTEAPELKDIYNLDVVAVPTHNKVTRRDLDDEIYGSKKEKYDAILKLIKDCYDRGQPVLVGTVSIEKSEEISNVLNKNKIPHKVLNAKFHEQEAFIIAQAGRFKAVTIATNMAGRGTDIMLGGNPEMLIEQIDRKSLTNAAYKEKVNEIKAQIAEEKKQVIAAGGLFVIGTERHESRRIDNQLRGRSGRQGDPGNTKFFLSLDDDLMRIFASERISGVLRTLGLKDGEAIHHPMISRSLEKAQQKVEGYNYEIRKNLLRFDDVMNDQRKIIYEQRTEIIKSKDSYDFLSSTTEELAKKIVLTFMPAVSYREDWDIENLSVELHRTFAIKLDQNLISKNDVTEEEVTKIVIQTADSIYKSKEEAYSPDLMHNAVKYILLTTLDQVWKDHLHSLDHLRQGISLRAYAQKDPLSEYKREAFNLFEHMLNNLKELFIQTVYHFHIDLKHIQKEDISLENKKLQNNMHESREDPAFSKYNAGSNLETELRPVISRINPEDRDPKNPTSWGKVSRNELCPCGSGKKYKYCHGLNE; this is encoded by the coding sequence ATGTTTTCTATATTGAAAAAAATTTTTGGTACGGCAAATGATCGTACGATAAAAAAACTATTTTCTGACATTGCAAAAATTAATTCGCTTGAACCAGCGATTCAAAAATTATCAGATGAAGAATTAAAAAATAAAACTGTAGAATTTAAGAAAAAACTTAAAAATGGTGCTACTTTAGATGATATAGCATATGAAGCATTTGCGGTAGTTAGAGAAGCTTCGAGAAGAGTATATGGAATGCGTCATTTTGATGTGCAGCTTATAGGTGGTTTGGTATTACATAGAGGAATGATTACCGAAATGCGTACAGGAGAGGGTAAGACCTTAGTTGCAACACTTCCTGCATATTTAAATGCTTTAGCTGAGAAAGGTGTACATGTCGTAACAGTTAATGATTATCTTGTTAGCCGTGATTCCGCTTCCATGGGCAAGATTTATAATTTTTTAGGTTTATCAGTTGGATGTATTGTTGCTGGTATGCCAGATGAAGCTAAGCGAGAAGCTTATAACTCTGATATTACATATGCCACAAATAACGAGCTTGGCTTTGATTACCTAAGAGATAATATGAAATATAGCTTGCAGGAGCGAGTACTTCGTCCTTTTAACTTTGCTATTATCGATGAAGTAGATTCGATTTTAATAGATGAAGCAAGAACTCCTTTGGTTATTTCTGGTCCAGTTAATGATAATTCAGAATTATATGGCAAAGTCGATAACCTTGTACGTAGGCTTAATGTAAGTGATTTTGAAAAAGATGAAAAATTAAAAACTATCAATTTAACGGAAAGCGGCATTAGTCATGTAGAATCACTTTTAAGCCAAGCAAATATTATAAAGCCTGAGTCTAGTTTATATGACTTTGAAAATTTAAGCTTAGTGCATTACGTTAATCAAGCCCTTAGAGCTCACAATATGTTTACAATCGATGTAGATTATTTAGTACGTGATGGTAAAGTAATGATCATAGATGAGTTTACAGGACGGGTAATGGAAGGGCGTAGATATTCTGAAGGGCTACATCAAGCGTTAGAAGCAAAAGAAAACGTAAAAATCCAAAACGAAAACCAAACGCTTGCATCTATTACCTTCCAAAATTATTTTCGTAATTACCTTAAATTATCAGGTATGACTGGTACAGCTATGACCGAAGCACCAGAGCTAAAAGATATATATAATCTTGATGTAGTAGCAGTACCGACTCATAATAAAGTTACAAGACGTGATCTTGATGACGAAATTTATGGAAGCAAAAAAGAAAAATATGATGCTATTTTAAAGCTAATTAAAGATTGTTATGATCGTGGTCAGCCGGTGCTTGTCGGTACTGTAAGTATTGAAAAGTCAGAAGAAATTTCCAATGTTCTAAATAAAAACAAAATACCTCATAAAGTATTAAATGCTAAATTCCACGAGCAGGAAGCATTTATTATCGCCCAAGCAGGTAGATTTAAAGCAGTAACGATTGCAACTAATATGGCAGGACGAGGCACTGATATTATGCTTGGCGGTAATCCTGAAATGCTGATAGAGCAGATAGATAGAAAATCTTTAACTAATGCTGCTTATAAAGAAAAAGTAAATGAGATAAAAGCTCAAATAGCTGAAGAGAAAAAGCAAGTAATTGCAGCAGGTGGGTTATTTGTAATAGGCACGGAAAGGCATGAGAGTCGTAGGATAGATAATCAGCTGCGTGGTAGGTCGGGCAGACAAGGTGACCCTGGTAATACTAAATTTTTCCTATCACTTGATGATGATTTAATGCGTATTTTTGCCTCAGAACGTATTTCAGGGGTACTTCGGACGCTTGGCTTAAAAGATGGTGAGGCGATACATCACCCAATGATTAGCCGATCACTTGAGAAAGCTCAGCAAAAAGTTGAGGGGTATAACTATGAAATACGTAAAAATTTATTACGCTTTGATGATGTGATGAATGATCAGCGTAAAATAATATACGAGCAAAGAACTGAAATTATTAAATCAAAGGATAGTTATGACTTCTTAAGTAGTACTACTGAGGAATTAGCTAAAAAAATAGTGCTAACTTTTATGCCAGCAGTCTCTTATAGAGAAGATTGGGATATAGAGAATTTAAGCGTAGAACTACACCGCACTTTTGCTATAAAGCTTGATCAAAATCTAATAAGCAAAAATGATGTAACAGAAGAAGAAGTTACAAAAATTGTTATTCAAACAGCGGATAGTATATATAAGTCTAAGGAAGAAGCCTATAGTCCTGACTTAATGCATAATGCTGTAAAATATATTTTATTGACTACTCTTGATCAGGTTTGGAAAGATCACCTACATAGCTTAGATCACTTAAGACAAGGTATATCTCTTAGAGCTTATGCCCAAAAAGATCCTTTAAGCGAATATAAAAGAGAAGCATTTAACTTATTTGAGCATATGCTTAATAACTTAAAGGAACTCTTTATTCAAACAGTCTACCACTTCCATATTGACTTAAAGCATATTCAAAAAGAAGATATATCGCTTGAAAATAAAAAGCTGCAAAATAATATGCATGAAAGCCGTGAAGACCCGGCATTTAGTAAGTATAATGCAGGTAGTAACTTAGAAACTGAGCTTAGACCTGTCATATCACGCATTAACCCAGAGGATAGAGACCCTAAAAACCCTACTAGTTGGGGCAAGGTATCTAGAAATGAACTATGTCCTTGTGGTTCAGGTAAGAAATATAAATATTGCCACGGACTAAACGAGTAA
- the infA gene encoding translation initiation factor IF-1 encodes MSKDDLIQFTGTVIELAPNATFRVKLENGHVIIAHTAGRMRKNRIRILLGDKVTVEMTPYDLTKGRVILRHQS; translated from the coding sequence ATGTCAAAAGACGATCTCATTCAGTTTACGGGTACAGTAATTGAGCTTGCACCTAATGCTACTTTTAGAGTGAAGTTGGAAAATGGTCATGTAATTATTGCTCACACCGCTGGTAGAATGCGTAAAAATCGTATTAGAATATTATTGGGTGATAAAGTTACAGTAGAAATGACCCCTTACGATTTAACTAAAGGACGTGTAATTCTTCGTCACCAATCTTAA
- a CDS encoding outer membrane protein assembly factor BamE: MKFFLIFVSSIFVIFSLSGCQTIENRGQSIDDSVLTKLEAKKLSKTEVVELIGTPTMIPEYSQDTWYYVERVMSQRAWLNPKIVKQRIVKVTFDSRNLMQEVVVIDDSPRHDIETISEYTKTYGTELNGLQKFVKNLGRFNKTTGGNKNKSKKKK; the protein is encoded by the coding sequence ATGAAATTTTTCTTAATATTCGTCTCCAGTATATTCGTCATTTTTTCCTTAAGCGGTTGCCAAACTATCGAAAATAGAGGACAGTCTATAGATGACTCAGTACTTACAAAATTAGAAGCAAAAAAACTAAGTAAAACAGAAGTGGTAGAGCTAATTGGCACTCCTACCATGATCCCAGAATATTCTCAAGATACATGGTATTATGTCGAGCGAGTTATGTCACAAAGAGCTTGGCTTAATCCTAAAATCGTAAAACAGAGAATAGTAAAAGTTACCTTTGATAGCCGTAATTTAATGCAAGAGGTTGTGGTAATTGATGATTCACCTAGACATGATATCGAAACGATCAGTGAATATACGAAAACATACGGCACTGAACTTAATGGCTTACAAAAATTCGTTAAAAACCTAGGTAGATTTAATAAAACTACTGGCGGAAATAAGAATAAAAGCAAGAAAAAGAAATAA
- a CDS encoding beta-ketoacyl-ACP synthase III, protein MTCKIIGCGGYLPPKVVSNDELAKFVDTNDEWIRTRTGISQRHIAGDTEYTSHLALKATEKAIADAGISANEIDLIITCTTTPDNSFPSVATKLQGYLGLTNVPSFDLQAVCAGFVYGVQVANSLIFSGKYKTILLIGAEKMTSLLDWEDRATCVLFGDGAGSVILQRSDDNSGVIDSNIFSSGVDYEILYTNGGVSMNGSSGKIIMQGQKLFRLAVEKMHQSIEELLRNNNFNVNDINYFIPHQANIRIINKLAELLNVEDHKVVKTVEKHANCSAASIPLVLSSLKASGKIKKGDIILFSAIGAGLTWGSALLRW, encoded by the coding sequence ATGACCTGTAAAATTATTGGCTGCGGCGGATATCTCCCTCCAAAAGTTGTTAGCAATGATGAACTTGCAAAATTTGTTGATACTAACGATGAATGGATTAGAACAAGAACCGGTATTTCGCAGCGTCATATAGCAGGTGATACTGAATATACTTCCCATCTTGCTTTAAAAGCCACTGAAAAAGCTATAGCGGATGCTGGCATTTCAGCAAATGAGATTGATTTAATTATCACATGTACTACTACTCCTGACAATAGCTTTCCATCAGTTGCAACTAAACTACAAGGTTATCTTGGTTTAACTAATGTTCCATCATTTGATTTACAAGCCGTATGTGCCGGTTTTGTTTATGGCGTGCAAGTAGCAAATTCTCTTATTTTCTCCGGTAAATATAAAACTATTTTACTGATAGGTGCTGAAAAAATGACATCTTTATTAGATTGGGAAGATAGAGCTACTTGTGTTCTATTTGGCGACGGAGCAGGCAGTGTAATCCTACAACGTAGCGATGATAACTCCGGTGTAATAGACAGTAATATTTTCTCAAGCGGTGTAGATTACGAAATACTATATACCAACGGCGGTGTAAGTATGAATGGTAGCAGCGGTAAAATAATTATGCAAGGACAGAAATTATTTCGTCTTGCAGTAGAGAAAATGCACCAATCTATAGAGGAATTATTACGCAATAATAATTTCAATGTAAACGATATTAACTATTTTATCCCACATCAGGCAAATATACGTATAATTAATAAGCTTGCCGAGCTATTAAATGTCGAAGATCATAAAGTAGTAAAAACTGTAGAAAAACACGCTAATTGTTCAGCTGCTTCTATTCCACTTGTTCTAAGTTCTCTCAAAGCTTCAGGTAAAATCAAAAAAGGTGATATTATTTTATTCTCAGCTATAGGTGCCGGTCTTACTTGGGGTAGTGCTTTACTAAGATGGTAG
- the rpmF gene encoding 50S ribosomal protein L32, with translation MAVPKKKTSKSRRNMRRSHLALGKVNVIVDSQTGEYKLPHHVSLVDGTYNNRQVVTKKIEAEEEVA, from the coding sequence ATGGCAGTTCCAAAGAAGAAAACATCAAAATCAAGACGTAATATGAGACGTTCACATTTAGCACTTGGTAAAGTTAATGTAATAGTTGACTCTCAAACTGGTGAATATAAACTTCCACATCATGTTTCTTTAGTTGATGGTACTTATAATAATCGTCAAGTAGTAACGAAAAAAATCGAAGCTGAAGAAGAAGTAGCTTAA
- a CDS encoding transposase, with amino-acid sequence MSKRIKLQAIPINRTDYCQFLIVSQKNYSLTYYAEHAKKCSHDVINRFLRNEKYTPSLLWEHIKNDVIFSSNGYTIFDDTVLNKRNTKQIEIARSQYSGATGRVTKGIGVVSLVYYNPDINKFWVIDYRIFAPDHDGATKLEHLLNMLNNAVYSKKIPFQTVLFDTWYSTHKIMQHVDSLGKYYYAPIKANRNVSKTHDSKPYKAVKELTFSDEEIRHGVEIHIKGFAKNKHVNLFKFTVSTNRVEYVVTNNKTHKSSKAAQDECGFRWVIESMHREIKQLTGIERCQCRKQRIQRNHISWAFLKRTANTIGKTVYQIKLGLLDDYMQQQLRSPSLRYLEPNIA; translated from the coding sequence ATGTCAAAGAGGATAAAGTTGCAAGCAATACCAATTAATAGGACAGATTATTGTCAATTTTTAATAGTTAGCCAAAAGAATTATAGTTTAACCTACTACGCTGAACATGCAAAGAAATGTAGTCATGATGTTATTAATAGATTTTTAAGGAATGAAAAATATACACCTTCTTTGTTATGGGAACACATCAAGAATGATGTTATTTTTTCATCTAATGGATATACAATATTTGATGATACGGTTTTAAATAAAAGGAATACGAAGCAAATAGAAATTGCAAGATCGCAGTACAGTGGAGCTACAGGTAGAGTTACTAAAGGTATAGGAGTAGTGAGTCTGGTATATTATAACCCTGATATTAATAAGTTTTGGGTAATAGATTATCGAATTTTTGCACCTGATCATGATGGAGCAACAAAACTAGAACACCTATTAAACATGTTAAATAATGCTGTTTATAGCAAGAAGATTCCTTTTCAAACAGTACTTTTTGACACATGGTATTCTACACACAAAATTATGCAACATGTTGACTCTCTGGGGAAATATTATTATGCCCCTATTAAAGCTAATAGAAACGTTAGTAAAACGCACGATTCTAAACCTTATAAAGCTGTAAAAGAGTTGACATTTTCAGATGAAGAGATCAGGCATGGAGTAGAGATTCATATAAAAGGCTTTGCTAAAAATAAGCATGTTAATTTGTTTAAATTTACTGTTTCTACCAACAGAGTTGAGTATGTTGTTACCAATAACAAAACTCACAAATCTTCTAAAGCTGCACAAGATGAGTGTGGCTTTCGATGGGTAATTGAGAGCATGCACAGAGAAATTAAGCAACTTACTGGGATAGAACGTTGTCAATGCAGGAAACAGCGTATTCAACGTAATCATATTAGTTGGGCATTTCTCAAAAGGACTGCAAATACAATCGGTAAAACGGTTTACCAAATAAAGTTAGGGCTTTTAGATGACTATATGCAACAACAGCTGCGTTCTCCATCTTTACGATATTTAGAACCAAACATAGCGTAA
- a CDS encoding IS630 family transposase (programmed frameshift), with translation MARAYAIELRLRVIKAVEAGIRISKVSKLFNVSRDTIYKWKKLKDKQGTLEAATGYQKGHSHKIKDSESFKEFFKANMNKTSKELAKQWGNIASVTILRQIRKLGYSYKKTHFHPKRDIKLRNEFIAKIQTITKDKLVYLDESGIEDNACKEYGWSIIGQRCYGEKVYQHKFRISMIAGLCNGNLIAPVIFEGNCNTEVFKTYIRDVLITELQPGQTVIMDNINFHKNSKVKEFIESVGCTILYLPTYSPDLNPIEHYWFKIKNEIRKVVGDFETFYDAVFNTIKLSVS, from the exons ATGGCACGAGCATATGCAATAGAACTAAGACTAAGAGTTATAAAAGCTGTAGAAGCAGGGATACGAATAAGTAAGGTAAGTAAATTATTTAATGTAAGTCGTGATACTATATATAAATGGAAAAAATTAAAAGATAAGCAAGGTACTTTAGAAGCAGCAACTGGTTATCAGAAAGGACATAGTCATAAGATAAAAGATTCAGAATCTTTTAAAGAATTTTTTAAAGCTAATATGAATAAAACATCAAAGGAGTTAGCAAAGCAATGGGGTAATATTGCATCTGTAACTATTTTAAGACAAATCAGAAAACTTGGCTATAGCTATAAA AAAACTCATTTTCATCCGAAAAGAGATATTAAATTAAGAAATGAATTTATAGCAAAGATACAAACCATCACAAAAGATAAATTAGTATATCTTGATGAATCTGGAATAGAGGATAATGCTTGCAAAGAGTATGGATGGAGCATTATAGGACAAAGGTGTTATGGAGAAAAGGTGTATCAACATAAATTTAGAATAAGTATGATAGCTGGTCTTTGTAATGGTAATCTTATTGCTCCTGTAATATTTGAAGGTAATTGTAATACAGAGGTCTTTAAAACTTATATTAGGGATGTATTAATTACAGAATTACAACCTGGGCAAACCGTTATTATGGATAACATTAATTTTCATAAAAATTCTAAAGTTAAAGAGTTCATTGAATCCGTTGGTTGTACCATATTGTATTTACCAACTTACTCTCCTGATTTAAATCCTATAGAGCATTACTGGTTTAAGATAAAAAATGAAATTAGGAAAGTTGTAGGAGATTTTGAAACATTTTATGATGCTGTTTTTAATACTATTAAATTGTCAGTATCTTAA
- a CDS encoding helix-turn-helix domain-containing protein codes for MSWIILNEKLMAKAYSYDLRIRVIKSLTDGKTIKETSEIYSISRKTIIEWKKLKKQTGDVKAKSGYHTGHRRIIRDIEGFKKFIELNFDKTTMELANNWSQKVSASTISRLLNKLGYSYKKNFSSSQKGYWSKE; via the coding sequence ATGAGTTGGATTATACTAAATGAAAAACTTATGGCAAAGGCATATTCATACGATTTAAGAATACGAGTAATAAAAAGTTTAACAGATGGTAAAACAATAAAAGAGACTTCAGAGATATACTCTATTAGTAGGAAGACTATAATAGAGTGGAAAAAATTAAAGAAACAAACTGGGGATGTCAAAGCAAAAAGTGGTTATCATACAGGACATCGTAGAATAATAAGAGACATAGAGGGATTTAAAAAATTTATAGAATTAAATTTTGATAAAACCACCATGGAGCTAGCTAATAACTGGAGTCAAAAAGTATCTGCAAGTACGATATCAAGATTGCTTAATAAATTAGGTTATAGTTATAAAAAAAACTTTTCTTCATCCCAAAAGGGATATTGGTCTAAGGAATGA
- the pal gene encoding peptidoglycan-associated lipoprotein Pal: protein MKIKKITLAFLALFVLAGCNKNKRASHGCGMNQSEETSIMKDFEKQAGNAVWFAFDRSDLSEKAKEELQRQACWLSRHPHVKATVEGHCDERGTREYNLALGERRAQKAAEFLKHKGIEHHRVSTISYGKDRPAMMGSTEEAYAYNRRAVTVVHH from the coding sequence ATGAAAATAAAAAAAATAACATTAGCTTTTCTTGCATTATTTGTGCTTGCAGGGTGTAATAAAAACAAAAGAGCGTCACATGGTTGTGGAATGAATCAATCAGAAGAAACATCTATAATGAAAGATTTTGAAAAGCAAGCAGGTAATGCTGTATGGTTTGCTTTTGATAGGTCTGATTTATCTGAAAAAGCTAAAGAAGAATTACAAAGACAAGCTTGCTGGTTATCAAGACATCCTCATGTAAAAGCTACTGTCGAAGGACATTGTGATGAAAGAGGTACTAGAGAGTATAACTTAGCTTTAGGTGAAAGAAGAGCACAAAAAGCTGCAGAATTCCTAAAACATAAAGGAATCGAGCATCATAGAGTAAGCACAATATCTTATGGTAAAGATAGACCTGCTATGATGGGTAGCACTGAAGAAGCTTATGCTTACAATCGTAGAGCTGTAACAGTTGTACATCACTAA